The following coding sequences lie in one Arachis ipaensis cultivar K30076 chromosome B05, Araip1.1, whole genome shotgun sequence genomic window:
- the LOC107642192 gene encoding probable xyloglucan endotransglucosylase/hydrolase protein 32, with protein sequence MMMKALLLFLFAISSSLFMEPCYSSSGYWPPSPGYWPSHKFRSMNFYKGFRNLWGPQHQALDNNNALTIWLDRTSGSGFKSVRPFRSGYFGASIKLHPGYTAGVITAFYLSNNEAHPGFHDEVDIEFLGTTFGKPYTLQTNVYIRGSGDGTIIGREMKFHLWFDPTKDFHHYAILWSPKEIIFLVDDVPIRRYPRKSAYTFPLRPMWVYGSIWDASSWATEDGKYKADYRYQPFVARYTNFKASGCSAYASRWCHPVSASPYRSGGLTRQQYWAMRWVQRHHMVYNYCQDPKRDHRLTPECWG encoded by the exons atgaTGATGAAGGCTCTACTATTATTTCTCTTTGCTATTTCTTCATCACTGTTTATGGAACCTTGTTATTCAAGCAGTGGATATTGGCCTCCTTCACCAGGATACTGGCCAAGTCACAAATTCAGGTCTATGAACTTTTACAAAGGATTTAGAAACCTTTGGGGTCCTCAACACCAAGCACTTGACAACAATAATGCATTAACAATTTGGCTTGATAGAACCTCAG GGAGTGGATTCAAATCAGTTCGTCCATTTAGATCAGGTTACTTTGGTGCTTCAATTAAGCTCCACCCTGGCTACACTGCAGGAGTTATAACAGCTTTCTAT CTTTCTAACAATGAAGCACACCCTGGGTTCCATGATGAAGTGGACATAGAGTTTCTTGGGACCACATTTGGAAAACCTTATACTTTACAAACAAATGTTTACATAAGAGGAAGTGGGGATGGAACGATTATAGGAAGAGAGATGAAGTTCCATTTGTGGTTTGATCCTACCAAAGATTTTCATCACTATGCTATTCTTTGGTCTCCTAAAGAAATCAT ATTCCTGGTGGATGATGTGCCAATAAGAAGGTACCCTAGAAAGAGTGCTTACACATTTCCACTAAGACCAATGTGGGTTTATGGTTCAATATGGGATGCATCATCATGGGCAACTGAAGATGGCAAGTACAAAGCTGATTATAGGTACCAACCTTTTGTTGCAAGGTACACAAATTTCAAGGCTAGTGGTTGCTCCGCCTATGCATCACGGTGGTGCCACCCAGTCTCAGCCTCACCATATAGGTCCGGTGGCTTGACCAGGCAACAATATTGGGCCATGAGGTGGGTCCAAAGACACCATATGGTTTATAACTATTGCCAAGACCCCAAAAGGGACCATAGATTAACACCTGAATGTTGGggttaa